From the Lemur catta isolate mLemCat1 chromosome 1, mLemCat1.pri, whole genome shotgun sequence genome, the window AATGATATCAGGGAGAAGACCAACTTGATTTAATCGATATATTCAGAAATTATACTATCATAGGTGATGGCCAAATAAGTAAACTACATgaacacattaaaatttataatgattTCATTATGAATAGCATTATTTTCAACCACAGAGTGATAAATCACCATTATCAGATATTCTATCTTAGAGAACTTGACAGTGAAATGACTAAcactaaatatgaaaatattcttgaTTAGAGAATACATATTCTGcatgaatacattttcaaatataaactcttgaaagaaatcaaataaagttGAGAATCAAATTCAAGCAGACCGTTTACTTCTCACAGATTGTGCTGCTTAAGAAGGGACTAATATTTGAGAACTTGAATTGTGCCTGAGTTTGCAAGATTATGCTTTGGGATTCTAGAAATTTACCAACAATAGTAAATGGAGGCTTCCTTTATATATACTATTACTCCTACTATTTGTTGGATATGTTGAAAATTGTGAATAATTACATTCTGACACAATTTGAGACCTCACAAATAATGATTTAGTTCACTCCTGATGAACTCTAGTAGCTTAGACTTTGAAGAACATTTTAGCAGAATCtcttttttccaatatttttgacTCATAcatcatgtttaataatttaatattttatactcaAAGTGGCCTTTTCCCACTTTCTCAGTATCTGTTAGAATAAATCAAATAAGTTGAAATCAGTTTTCCAGAGGAGATGATacttatttcagaatgttacaaaactttttcttctccatatttttttcataacacttattacttctttatttcttaGACTATAAATAAAAGGGTTTAATAAAGGAATTACTAAAGTATAAAACACAGCAACAGATATATCTTTATCCCCTTCATTAACTGCACCTGGTTGAGCATACATGAAGAGAAGAGAACCATAGAATattgagacagagagaaagtgaGATGCACAAGTAGATAAGGCCTTGCCTCTTCCCTTTTCGGATTTCATTGTGAATATTGTGAAAAGGATGTAGAAATAAGAGACTAGGACTATAGCAATAGTAAAGACTTGAATTGACCCTGCCAAAATAAGTAATATCAATTCATTAATATAAGGGTCAACACAGGAGAGTCTGTACAATGGAAGAACATCACAGAAAAAGTGATTGATTTGATGAGACCCACAGAATGTTAACCTAAATAGAAGCCCTACTTCAATCATAGGATGCAGATTTCCAGCTATGTAGGCTCCTGTGGTTATCTGAATGCAGAGTTTCCTGGACATCATAGTGTGGTACTGCAGTGGGCTGCAtatggccacatagcggtcataggccatTGCCGCCAAAAGAAAGCAGTCTGCAGTTTCGGCAaggcaaagaaagtaaaattgtaCCATACATCCGTAGAGAGAAATGCTTCTGTCCTCAGAAAAGAAGTTCTCTAACATCTTGGGGGTAATGGCACAGGAGCAGCAGGAATCCATCAGAGCCAGGTTGCCCAGAAAGATGTACATTGGTGTGTGCAGACGATGTTCTGTGTAAATTAACACCACCAAACCAAGATTCCCCACCATGGTGATCACATAGACGACAAAGAACACCACGAACAGAAGGGTCTTCAGCGCTGGGTGATCTGTAAATCCTGTGAGGATGAACTCAGTTGTCAAGGAGTGGTTGTCCTCACTCATCTCTACCTTATCTGTTGAGATAGAAATCATGATATAAGATATAACagcatttaattttcctttcaatATCTTCTCTTTACAACAGGTAGAAGAGTTTCTTCTTCATGTTTTCCTTGCTGTTTCTGAAATATATCCGCACATACTACTAGGGGACATTTATCCTCCTAAAGTGTCAGTGTCTATGACCTTTAGTTGTGACCCCGAGGATTCAGAGGACATTTTGGTAATTCCAGGGAGGATGCTTAAAGTGGAAAAGGTTCACCTTTATGAATTTATGCATAAAAATCTAGGATACTATATTTGGTTCATTGTTCCCAAATAATTTCAGTGTCAGTCTTGTATTAAAGATTCTTAAAAtagagttaaaatttttaaatatatatacatacatatgtatgtgggAAAACAGTTATATATAACTGGGAAAAcagtttttatatcttttctcagtggagaaaatgttttaaaaaagcatacaacatatatattaaatttatatcttaGAGATTGCATAAAGTTCACCCAGGATTGAGGACCGGGACTattcaactttaaagaaaattacctcagaaatctaaagaaataaacatCAATAGATTATCACCTCTCTCATCCCTTTCCCCAGTGTCATACCCATCTTCATAAACACTGACTGTCCATGCTGTTATtaccattgatttttttcctttactgtttAAATACTTCCTCCTTTTTGTACGGCATAATTCTCATGCAATGctatttaataaagttttaactAAATTCCCCAGGTCACACATCTCCATTTTCTATATTGAAGAGCATGTCTTATATACCCAACGCAGTTCAGAATATCTTGCCTGTAATCtacactgcctttttttttcatatgtgtctgcccaattttcttattatttgtaacCATTTTGAGGTTAGTCATCACATTTCTGTGAAAAAGCTGTCAGATGCTATGGGGGAATATGTAATATTACCTTCAATCTTAGCTCTATCCCTATGACCTGGGATgggtaaattattttaagtattataccaATGGTCCTTCATACCTCTGTGATCTCTGCAAACTAAGACTGTTAATTATACAGAAGAGACTACAAAGCAAATTTTTTAAGATCATCATATAAAAAAtttaggtgtctttttttttttatctgaactGACTCTTTTCTACTAGTTTTCTGTTTCCTCAGAAAATTATATAAGATTTTCTGAAGTATACCACAGTAGATTAAAAGCAAAT encodes:
- the LOC123642280 gene encoding olfactory receptor 5K3-like, yielding MSEDNHSLTTEFILTGFTDHPALKTLLFVVFFVVYVITMVGNLGLVVLIYTEHRLHTPMYIFLGNLALMDSCCSCAITPKMLENFFSEDRSISLYGCMVQFYFLCLAETADCFLLAAMAYDRYVAICSPLQYHTMMSRKLCIQITTGAYIAGNLHPMIEVGLLFRLTFCGSHQINHFFCDVLPLYRLSCVDPYINELILLILAGSIQVFTIAIVLVSYFYILFTIFTMKSEKGRGKALSTCASHFLSVSIFYGSLLFMYAQPGAVNEGDKDISVAVFYTLVIPLLNPFIYSLRNKEVISVMKKIWRRKSFVTF